Proteins encoded in a region of the Inquilinus sp. KBS0705 genome:
- a CDS encoding FtsX-like permease family protein, producing MFKTNLKIAWRSLWKHKAYSLINIIGLSTGLTACLIVATVVIDELSYDHQWKNADNIYRVLSASTNVKGEELMPVTFSGLGPALKKDMPEVQEYCRVSVGSRRLELGSYKEGVKFKVLSAEPTVWNMLDFKILQGNPKKFVKGYTNLVISKTMQEQYFPNQSPIGKIIMTVPEFGQPQKYLITGVVADLQQNTHLRAELMIIAEPRPIDNEVPNGSGYYTFNPQYLLLKPGINIAAFTKKVNTWYVMQCKGKKADYSFKFQPMKDVYLKSDFPAVQDIHGSIQNVYIFSAVAALLLIIACINFVNLTISRVFSRAKETGVRKVLGAGKGQLLVRFLSESVLFFVIAFLVAIVLYPLLLKPVESYLGHALVANLYNSVFLLVTVLGVLLVSIATGLYPAWFLSRPKPAVILRDKVSTDIRLNLLKKGLVVGQFAISVTIIVITIIVHNQINFMSSKDLGFDKNNLINIDYTEWGKTGDAFKQDVKAITGVQSASITNWYPSSGSGNMSRQVKVGAEKINVYFIWGDADLPGVLKLQVKSGRVFDPAQKSDAMNADSLMGGNSKETKALKDVQPLLLTNYTANLLDMKLNTRSAKFEGIPVGIIKDFYSESFHSKIKPTVIQAIEKPDYGAMLIRVVPGSEKQVLEAINKLYKQYYPSKPFDYKWVNELIDEQYKAEFKLQQLFTCFSLLIVFLACLGLFGLVSFTAEQRVKEIGIRKVLGANVGDIVGLISKDYLWLVLIAVVIASPIAWYAMDKWLQDFAYRINIQWWVFALAGILAVVISLFTISLQSVKAALANPVKSLRSE from the coding sequence ATGTTTAAAACCAACCTTAAAATAGCCTGGCGCAGTTTGTGGAAACACAAAGCCTATTCGCTTATTAACATTATCGGTTTAAGCACCGGGTTAACTGCCTGCTTAATTGTGGCTACTGTTGTTATTGATGAGTTATCTTATGACCATCAATGGAAAAACGCCGATAACATTTACCGTGTTTTATCTGCAAGCACTAATGTAAAGGGCGAGGAACTGATGCCGGTTACCTTTTCGGGCCTGGGCCCTGCGTTAAAAAAAGATATGCCGGAAGTGCAGGAGTATTGCCGCGTATCTGTAGGCAGCCGCAGGCTTGAACTTGGTAGCTATAAAGAGGGGGTGAAGTTTAAGGTTTTAAGCGCCGAACCTACTGTTTGGAACATGCTTGATTTTAAGATATTGCAGGGTAACCCTAAAAAGTTTGTAAAGGGGTACACCAACCTGGTGATCAGTAAAACCATGCAGGAACAATACTTCCCGAATCAAAGCCCCATAGGTAAAATAATAATGACTGTACCCGAGTTTGGGCAGCCACAAAAATACCTGATAACGGGCGTAGTGGCCGATCTGCAACAAAATACGCATCTGAGAGCGGAACTGATGATTATAGCGGAACCAAGACCAATTGACAATGAGGTGCCAAATGGTAGTGGTTATTATACATTTAATCCACAATACCTTTTGCTTAAACCAGGTATTAATATAGCTGCCTTTACTAAAAAGGTAAATACTTGGTACGTAATGCAATGTAAGGGCAAAAAAGCTGATTACAGTTTCAAATTCCAGCCGATGAAGGATGTGTACTTAAAGTCAGATTTCCCGGCGGTGCAGGATATTCATGGCAGTATACAAAACGTATACATATTTTCGGCAGTAGCAGCCTTGCTGCTCATCATCGCCTGCATCAACTTTGTAAATTTAACCATATCGCGGGTTTTTAGCCGCGCTAAAGAAACAGGCGTACGCAAAGTATTAGGCGCAGGCAAAGGGCAGTTACTGGTTCGTTTTTTATCAGAGTCGGTATTATTTTTTGTTATAGCATTTTTGGTAGCCATAGTGCTTTACCCGCTTTTGCTAAAACCGGTAGAAAGCTATTTGGGCCATGCATTAGTAGCTAACTTATATAATTCGGTATTTTTATTAGTAACCGTGTTAGGCGTATTGTTAGTGAGCATTGCTACCGGTTTATACCCGGCATGGTTCCTGTCGCGCCCGAAGCCGGCGGTAATCTTAAGGGATAAGGTATCAACAGATATACGCCTTAATTTGCTTAAGAAAGGATTGGTGGTTGGGCAGTTTGCTATATCGGTAACAATTATTGTAATCACTATTATTGTTCATAACCAGATAAACTTTATGAGCAGTAAAGACCTTGGCTTTGACAAAAATAACCTCATCAATATTGATTACACCGAATGGGGCAAAACAGGCGATGCCTTTAAACAAGATGTAAAGGCTATTACAGGCGTGCAAAGTGCCAGCATAACCAACTGGTACCCTTCGTCGGGCTCGGGCAATATGTCGCGCCAGGTAAAGGTGGGTGCCGAAAAAATCAACGTTTACTTTATTTGGGGCGATGCCGATTTGCCGGGTGTATTAAAGCTGCAGGTAAAATCAGGTCGGGTATTTGATCCTGCTCAAAAGAGCGACGCCATGAATGCCGACTCGCTAATGGGTGGTAATAGCAAGGAAACCAAGGCACTTAAGGATGTGCAACCCTTATTACTTACCAATTACACCGCCAACCTGCTGGATATGAAGCTAAATACCCGCTCGGCTAAGTTTGAGGGCATCCCGGTAGGTATCATTAAAGATTTTTACAGCGAATCGTTCCATAGCAAAATAAAACCAACTGTTATACAAGCCATCGAAAAGCCAGACTACGGTGCTATGCTGATACGCGTGGTACCGGGCAGCGAAAAGCAGGTGCTGGAAGCTATAAACAAACTATACAAGCAATATTACCCCTCAAAACCATTTGATTATAAATGGGTGAACGAACTGATAGACGAGCAATATAAAGCGGAGTTTAAGTTGCAGCAATTATTTACCTGCTTTAGCCTGCTTATTGTGTTTTTAGCCTGCCTGGGGCTGTTTGGACTGGTAAGCTTTACCGCAGAGCAACGGGTGAAAGAAATTGGCATACGCAAAGTATTAGGTGCCAATGTAGGGGATATAGTTGGTTTAATATCAAAGGACTACCTGTGGCTGGTGCTTATAGCGGTTGTCATCGCATCGCCAATTGCATGGTACGCTATGGATAAATGGTTGCAGGATTTTGCTTACCGCATTAACATACAGTGGTGGGTGTTTGCGCTGGCAGGCATATTGGCTGTTGTAATATCTTTATTCACCATTAGCCTGCAATCGGTAAAAGCGGCTTTAGCTAACCCGGTAAAGAGTTTAAGAAGCGAGTAG
- a CDS encoding FtsX-like permease family protein translates to MIKNYFKIALRNLWRHRGFSFINITGLSVGITACFFIFMYVAFELSYDRFHTKADRIYRIVTDIKTPSETINTGVTSWAFAPNLKLDFPEVESFVRISGGSFLVRKGNVKFQEERSIFADSTFFKVFDFKLLKGNPNTALSAQASVVFTETAAKKYFGNTDPVGQTILITGDAIPALVTGVMKDIPENSQIKADMLISMSSLTQKFSKGIEEQWGNYGAVSYLLLKPGTDWKVLQSKFPAFMEKRNGTEAKKSQMFATLFLEPLKDVYLHSKRGGLETGSISNVYVFSIVAVFILLIACINFINLTTARSVERAKEVGIRKVVGAAKGELAGQFMGETVVLCLIAFVITVILSVLLLPVFNQLSGKTISPGIFSTPWYVLSLFGLSVGIGLLAGIYPAIVLSSFKPVLVLKGRFSTGTKGSLLRKSLVVAQFSISIALIIGTIIVYNQMDFMRNRDLGFSKDQTLVMDTNGDPGKEAFKQSVSLLPGVKSTTLSSSVPGGGNAGAYSEIENKKGDLQIANLDLYFVDFDYVNQFKIKMVAGRPFSKDFMSTDTSQAMLLNEEAVKMFGYSSPQQAIGRRFKQWGREGKIVGVMKDFHFRSLQEKIKPLSMRVELRNLNMVSVKVSSANLPATIAGVEAKWKELIPNRPFSYFFLDEFFDRQYRSEERFGKLFFNFSILAIAISCLGLLGLASYSTYQRTREIGIRKVLGASTPGIVNMLSVDFMKLVAISFIIATPVAWYFMYKWLQDFAYRIDIQWWVFLLAGVMAMVVALVTISFQAIKAALSNPVKSLRSE, encoded by the coding sequence ATGATAAAAAATTATTTTAAAATAGCACTGCGTAACCTTTGGAGGCACCGCGGCTTTTCGTTTATTAATATTACAGGCTTATCTGTTGGCATAACAGCTTGTTTTTTTATTTTTATGTATGTAGCCTTCGAACTTAGTTATGACAGGTTCCATACCAAGGCCGATCGCATTTATCGTATTGTAACAGATATTAAAACACCGTCGGAAACTATTAATACCGGGGTAACCTCATGGGCTTTTGCGCCGAATTTAAAGTTAGATTTCCCCGAAGTAGAATCTTTTGTACGCATCAGCGGCGGTAGTTTTTTAGTAAGAAAGGGGAACGTAAAGTTTCAGGAAGAACGATCAATTTTTGCTGATTCGACATTCTTTAAAGTATTTGATTTTAAACTATTAAAGGGTAACCCTAATACCGCGCTTAGTGCACAGGCAAGTGTTGTTTTTACCGAAACCGCCGCCAAAAAGTATTTTGGCAATACCGACCCTGTGGGACAAACCATATTAATTACGGGCGACGCTATACCTGCACTGGTAACAGGCGTAATGAAAGATATCCCCGAAAACTCGCAGATAAAAGCCGATATGCTGATATCCATGTCATCGCTTACCCAAAAGTTTAGCAAGGGCATCGAGGAGCAATGGGGCAACTATGGTGCTGTTAGTTACTTACTATTAAAACCGGGTACCGATTGGAAAGTATTGCAATCAAAGTTCCCGGCTTTTATGGAAAAACGTAACGGTACCGAGGCTAAAAAGAGCCAAATGTTTGCTACGCTTTTTTTAGAGCCATTAAAAGATGTTTACCTGCACTCTAAACGGGGCGGGTTAGAAACAGGCAGTATAAGCAATGTTTATGTATTTAGTATTGTAGCGGTATTTATATTGCTGATAGCTTGTATCAACTTTATTAACCTTACCACGGCGCGATCGGTTGAGCGTGCTAAAGAGGTGGGCATACGTAAAGTTGTTGGTGCTGCAAAAGGAGAGTTAGCCGGGCAATTTATGGGCGAAACTGTTGTTTTGTGCCTAATAGCTTTTGTTATAACTGTTATCCTGTCTGTATTGTTATTGCCGGTATTTAACCAATTGTCTGGTAAAACAATTAGTCCGGGTATATTTTCAACTCCTTGGTATGTGCTTAGTTTATTTGGCTTATCAGTTGGTATTGGCTTGCTCGCGGGCATCTATCCGGCAATAGTGCTTTCGTCTTTTAAGCCAGTTTTGGTGTTAAAGGGCCGGTTTTCTACCGGCACCAAGGGCAGCCTTTTACGCAAAAGTTTGGTTGTGGCCCAGTTTAGTATATCTATCGCGCTTATTATAGGTACCATAATTGTATATAATCAAATGGATTTTATGCGCAACCGCGACCTTGGTTTTTCCAAAGATCAAACCCTTGTAATGGATACCAATGGCGACCCGGGTAAAGAGGCCTTTAAACAAAGTGTAAGCTTGTTACCCGGTGTAAAATCAACCACGTTATCATCAAGCGTACCCGGGGGTGGTAATGCCGGTGCATACTCCGAGATCGAAAACAAAAAAGGCGACCTGCAAATTGCCAATCTCGACCTGTATTTTGTCGACTTTGATTACGTTAACCAATTTAAAATTAAAATGGTTGCCGGCAGGCCATTCTCAAAAGATTTCATGTCTACCGATACCTCCCAGGCCATGTTGTTGAATGAGGAAGCGGTTAAAATGTTCGGCTATAGTTCGCCACAGCAGGCTATAGGCAGGCGCTTTAAACAGTGGGGCCGCGAAGGTAAGATTGTTGGGGTGATGAAAGATTTTCACTTCCGCTCGTTACAAGAAAAAATAAAGCCTTTAAGTATGCGCGTTGAGTTACGTAACCTTAACATGGTATCGGTAAAGGTATCGTCGGCTAACTTACCGGCAACCATCGCCGGAGTAGAAGCTAAATGGAAAGAGCTTATACCAAACAGGCCATTCAGTTATTTTTTCCTTGATGAGTTTTTTGATAGACAGTACCGCAGCGAGGAACGCTTTGGTAAACTATTCTTTAACTTTTCTATCCTGGCTATAGCTATATCCTGCTTAGGCTTATTGGGCCTTGCATCTTACAGCACCTATCAGCGCACACGCGAGATCGGTATACGCAAGGTTTTAGGTGCTTCAACCCCGGGTATAGTGAATATGCTATCGGTTGATTTTATGAAATTGGTGGCTATATCCTTTATAATAGCAACACCCGTTGCCTGGTACTTTATGTATAAATGGCTACAGGATTTTGCCTACCGTATAGATATACAGTGGTGGGTGTTTTTGCTGGCCGGTGTTATGGCTATGGTGGTGGCATTAGTCACCATTAGTTTCCAGGCTATAAAGGCGGCACTTAGTAATCCCGTCAAAAGTTTAAGAAGCGAATAA
- a CDS encoding ABC transporter ATP-binding protein, which produces MLSLQHISKYYQAGGNKNFVINDISLDVDEGEFVSIMGPSGSGKSTLLNIIGMLDEPSEGYHYFVNQAVHQLKEKQRSALYKQYIGFVFQAYHLIDELTVYENIETPLIYQDVKSSERRAMVADMLDRFQIVGKKDLFPAQLSGGQQQLVGIARALIAKPKLLLADEPTGNLNSKQGEEIMELFRKLNKEDGVTIIQVTHSEKNAEYGSRIINLLDGKIESSRKF; this is translated from the coding sequence ATGTTATCACTTCAACATATTTCAAAGTACTACCAGGCCGGCGGAAATAAAAATTTCGTTATTAACGACATCAGCCTTGATGTTGATGAAGGCGAATTTGTATCTATTATGGGCCCATCGGGCTCGGGTAAATCAACATTGCTAAACATTATAGGCATGTTAGATGAGCCATCAGAAGGGTACCACTATTTTGTTAACCAGGCCGTTCACCAGCTTAAAGAGAAACAGCGTTCGGCTTTATATAAGCAATACATTGGTTTCGTTTTTCAGGCTTACCATTTAATTGACGAGCTTACCGTTTACGAAAACATCGAAACCCCGTTAATTTACCAGGACGTAAAAAGTTCTGAACGGAGGGCAATGGTTGCCGATATGCTCGACCGTTTCCAAATTGTAGGAAAAAAGGATCTTTTCCCGGCGCAATTATCTGGTGGGCAGCAGCAATTGGTGGGTATAGCCCGCGCGCTTATTGCCAAACCAAAGCTGTTATTAGCCGATGAGCCTACCGGTAACCTAAACTCAAAACAAGGCGAAGAGATAATGGAGCTTTTCCGCAAGCTGAATAAAGAAGATGGCGTTACTATCATCCAGGTAACACACTCCGAAAAAAACGCCGAGTATGGCTCGCGTATTATTAACCTGCTGGATGGCAAGATAGAATCTTCAAGAAAATTCTGA
- a CDS encoding FtsX-like permease family protein: MIKNYLKTAWRNLVQNKTTSIISVAGLAVGICCFLLLTTYLINELRYDRFNEKADRITRVIYSYKSPNFDEPRVTAVTPTAAVPVFKQEFSEIEDGVRIVDYSDMRGGIVQFNDKLFREKKILMADDAFFKLFTFKFIAGNAASALANSTSIVITKSIANKYFGADDAMGKILKVDGTNMMVGGVIQDVPEYSQIKFDMIGNYASMPRSLTRAWDSANDYAYFLLKPGANRVAVEKKMNTYLDNLFKDNSSTGEKVWYNLEPLTKVHLYSAVSGLTPAGNIKYVYILGFVAIILLVLACVNFLNLVTARSAERAKEIGVRKVMGAQRKQLFFQFITEAGIITLCSLLIGIFLASISFQGFSNFAGQQMDFNTWNRSWLIEAMVALFFIVTLLAGTYPSLYLSAFKPVIILKTKSTGAAGGNLLRKSLVVFQFVVSVFFIIGTLIAGSQLQYMRNLNTGMDRSQVMVLDIGGMGFDQLQPYKNALAQQPGVLGATASYNSPVNVRGGYSINSAEGKTSDFNLPVTATPVERSFIKVMGMKLVAGRDLDLSDEKQVLNQVDSLRKYSFILNETAVAAMGWKPEQAIGKHIGLNGRVGTIKAVAKDFNYSSLHEKIEPMVVFPEYSWFGKLLVKTNGRNTANTIAAIETQWHKFYPNSPFEYHFLDEEFEAMYKNDQRTGDILKAFTGVTIFISCLGLFGLAVFSTRQRVKEIGIRKVLGAGVGTIVRLISFDFLKLVFIAILISSPLAWYVMHQWLQDFAFRINISWWIFALAGCMAALIAFLTVGYQSVKAALSNPVKSLRSE, encoded by the coding sequence ATGATAAAAAATTATTTAAAAACGGCCTGGCGTAACCTGGTTCAAAATAAAACCACCTCTATAATAAGTGTAGCTGGGTTAGCAGTTGGTATTTGCTGTTTTTTACTGCTTACCACTTACCTTATAAACGAGTTACGGTATGACCGCTTTAACGAAAAAGCGGACCGTATAACACGTGTGATTTACAGCTATAAATCGCCAAATTTTGATGAGCCGAGGGTTACTGCGGTAACGCCTACAGCCGCTGTGCCGGTTTTTAAACAGGAATTTTCGGAGATAGAAGATGGTGTGCGCATAGTAGATTATTCGGATATGCGCGGTGGTATTGTACAGTTTAATGATAAGTTATTCCGCGAAAAGAAAATACTAATGGCTGATGATGCCTTTTTCAAGCTGTTTACATTTAAGTTTATAGCAGGCAATGCAGCATCGGCATTAGCTAACTCCACATCAATTGTTATCACCAAAAGTATAGCCAACAAGTATTTTGGTGCTGATGATGCAATGGGTAAGATACTTAAGGTTGACGGAACCAACATGATGGTTGGCGGAGTAATACAGGACGTCCCGGAATATTCGCAGATAAAATTTGATATGATAGGCAATTACGCCAGTATGCCACGCTCGCTTACACGTGCCTGGGATTCTGCTAACGACTATGCCTACTTCCTGCTAAAACCCGGCGCAAATAGGGTAGCGGTGGAGAAAAAAATGAACACTTATTTGGATAACCTGTTTAAAGACAACAGCAGCACAGGCGAAAAGGTATGGTATAACCTGGAGCCTTTAACTAAAGTGCATTTATACTCGGCAGTAAGCGGTTTAACGCCGGCTGGCAACATAAAATATGTATATATACTTGGTTTTGTAGCTATAATATTATTGGTACTGGCTTGTGTAAATTTCCTGAATTTAGTTACAGCCCGCTCGGCAGAACGTGCCAAAGAGATAGGGGTGCGCAAGGTAATGGGTGCCCAGCGCAAGCAATTGTTCTTTCAGTTTATAACCGAGGCGGGTATTATTACGCTGTGTTCTTTACTCATAGGAATATTTTTAGCCTCCATCAGCTTCCAGGGCTTCAGTAACTTTGCTGGCCAGCAAATGGACTTTAATACCTGGAACAGATCGTGGTTAATAGAAGCCATGGTGGCCTTGTTCTTTATCGTTACTTTATTGGCGGGTACGTATCCGTCGTTGTATCTGTCGGCTTTTAAGCCTGTTATTATTTTAAAAACAAAAAGCACCGGCGCTGCGGGTGGCAACCTGTTACGCAAATCGTTAGTCGTATTTCAGTTTGTGGTATCGGTGTTCTTTATCATAGGTACGCTTATAGCCGGCAGTCAGCTGCAATACATGCGCAATTTAAACACCGGGATGGATAGGTCGCAGGTAATGGTATTAGATATTGGCGGCATGGGTTTCGATCAGCTACAGCCCTATAAAAATGCTTTAGCGCAACAACCGGGTGTGTTGGGTGCAACCGCATCATATAACTCGCCGGTTAATGTTAGGGGCGGCTATTCTATAAACAGTGCCGAGGGTAAAACATCCGACTTTAACCTGCCTGTTACCGCTACACCTGTAGAGCGCAGCTTTATTAAAGTAATGGGTATGAAATTAGTGGCCGGCCGCGATTTAGACCTCAGCGATGAAAAGCAGGTTTTAAACCAGGTAGATAGCCTGCGTAAATACAGCTTTATTTTAAATGAAACCGCAGTTGCGGCTATGGGCTGGAAACCTGAGCAGGCAATAGGTAAACATATTGGTTTAAACGGGCGCGTAGGCACCATTAAAGCGGTAGCTAAAGATTTTAACTATTCGTCGTTACATGAAAAGATAGAACCGATGGTAGTATTCCCCGAATATAGCTGGTTTGGAAAACTCCTGGTTAAAACTAACGGTAGAAACACAGCGAATACCATTGCCGCGATAGAAACGCAATGGCATAAATTTTACCCTAACTCGCCTTTTGAGTACCACTTTTTAGATGAAGAGTTTGAAGCTATGTACAAAAACGACCAGCGTACAGGCGATATATTGAAAGCTTTTACAGGTGTAACCATATTTATATCGTGCCTGGGGCTATTTGGGTTGGCTGTATTCTCAACCCGTCAGCGTGTTAAAGAAATTGGCATCCGTAAGGTACTGGGCGCCGGAGTTGGCACTATCGTACGCCTGATATCGTTTGACTTTTTAAAGCTGGTATTTATTGCCATCCTCATATCGTCGCCATTGGCGTGGTATGTAATGCACCAATGGCTGCAGGACTTTGCCTTTAGGATAAATATATCCTGGTGGATATTTGCGCTTGCCGGCTGTATGGCTGCTTTAATAGCCTTTTTAACGGTTGGTTATCAATCGGTAAAAGCGGCATTATCAAATCCGGTAAAAAGTTTACGAAGTGAATAA
- a CDS encoding FtsX-like permease family protein: MIKNYFKIAWRNLWKNKVSSVINIVGLAVGMAACMVILLFVSYERSFDNFQPDNVWRLNEVQKFPGMVSSQKVGLSMFPMGPALKAEYPEVQDFTRAKWDDKYQMTFGEKRLFLPRVLAVDSSFFKIFNFKVLKGDGQSAVEKPNSILLTEETAQKLFGKEDPIGKTINHFGGDTLSFTVTGILANIPKNSQMQFDALYSLPGIKQKWMDRWGGNWLNTYLKMKPGANIEAFNKKMPAFLKKHMNGDGWKYYEVFYLPYKDIHANTADIGLDYINFQKFDKNSTNLFAIIALIVLIIACINFMNLSTARSADRAKEVGIRKSIGANRSQLALQFLGETILLSLLALVLAVILVELALPYVNSLSQRELSLPIFNSLQFLFYMLLGTVLVGVLSGIYPALFLSSFQPVKVLKGAVDTGKSKGMLRNVLVVGQFTSAVFLMIATVFVLKQLDFMQKKDPGFTRNQVVTIPLDQISGRNYELFKQQLSGNTLITGVTAAQDQLGSHLDQSGVTFQYKNNPKRDMASTQLIVDPDYLKVYNIKLAAGKNFSNEKAANGREYIINEEMAKELLKDYPKEKMESLIGQRFGYDSLGVITGIAKNFNFNSLHYKVETMFIVNQKDWGYRTVSVKVKAGSSKPAIAFIKATWEKLNPDYPFEYQFLDDHFAEVYSADNQVSKIVGILAALAIIISCLGLFGLASFSAEKRVKEIGVRKVLGASVQNIVLLLSGHFIKLVLLSNLIAWPLAWYVMNRWLQGFAFRIAITWGTFAFVALLSVLIALLTISFQSVKAAIANPVKSLRSE; this comes from the coding sequence ATGATAAAGAACTATTTTAAAATAGCGTGGCGCAATTTATGGAAGAACAAGGTTTCTTCGGTAATTAACATTGTTGGGCTGGCCGTAGGTATGGCCGCCTGTATGGTTATTTTATTGTTTGTATCGTACGAACGCAGTTTTGATAATTTTCAGCCCGATAACGTTTGGCGGTTAAACGAGGTGCAGAAATTTCCAGGGATGGTATCATCGCAAAAAGTGGGCTTATCCATGTTCCCGATGGGCCCTGCTTTAAAAGCTGAATACCCCGAAGTGCAGGACTTTACCCGTGCCAAATGGGACGATAAATATCAAATGACATTTGGCGAAAAGCGCTTGTTTTTACCGCGTGTTTTAGCGGTTGATTCATCATTTTTTAAAATATTTAACTTTAAAGTTTTAAAAGGTGATGGCCAAAGCGCCGTTGAAAAACCTAATAGCATATTACTTACCGAAGAAACCGCCCAAAAACTATTTGGTAAAGAAGACCCTATAGGTAAAACCATTAATCACTTTGGCGGCGATACGCTAAGTTTTACCGTTACGGGAATATTGGCTAATATCCCTAAAAACTCTCAAATGCAATTTGATGCCCTGTATTCGTTACCGGGCATTAAACAAAAATGGATGGATAGATGGGGAGGCAACTGGCTGAACACCTATTTAAAAATGAAACCGGGAGCCAATATAGAAGCCTTTAATAAAAAAATGCCTGCTTTTCTAAAAAAACACATGAACGGCGACGGATGGAAATATTATGAGGTGTTTTATCTGCCCTATAAAGACATACACGCAAACACTGCAGATATAGGTTTAGATTATATCAACTTCCAAAAATTTGATAAAAATTCAACTAACCTGTTTGCCATAATAGCGCTTATTGTGCTTATTATCGCCTGTATTAACTTCATGAACCTAAGTACGGCACGCTCTGCCGATAGGGCCAAAGAAGTAGGGATACGTAAATCAATTGGTGCAAACCGTTCACAGTTGGCCTTGCAGTTTTTGGGCGAAACTATATTATTATCATTATTGGCCTTGGTGTTGGCGGTTATATTAGTAGAGCTTGCTTTACCTTATGTTAACAGCCTTAGCCAGCGCGAACTAAGCTTGCCTATATTTAATAGCCTGCAGTTTTTGTTTTATATGCTGTTAGGTACTGTGTTAGTGGGCGTGTTATCGGGTATTTATCCTGCTTTATTTTTATCGTCTTTTCAGCCGGTAAAAGTGTTAAAGGGAGCTGTAGACACCGGAAAAAGCAAGGGTATGCTGCGCAATGTGCTGGTAGTGGGTCAGTTTACCAGCGCAGTATTTTTAATGATAGCCACGGTATTTGTGTTAAAGCAACTCGACTTTATGCAAAAGAAAGACCCCGGTTTTACCCGCAACCAGGTAGTTACCATACCGCTTGACCAGATAAGCGGCCGCAACTACGAGTTGTTTAAGCAACAACTATCGGGCAATACATTAATTACCGGCGTTACGGCAGCACAAGACCAATTGGGTAGCCATTTAGATCAGTCGGGCGTTACCTTTCAATATAAAAATAACCCTAAGCGCGATATGGCATCAACACAATTAATAGTTGATCCGGATTACCTTAAAGTGTACAACATTAAATTGGCCGCCGGTAAAAACTTTTCAAACGAAAAGGCGGCAAACGGGCGAGAGTACATCATTAACGAGGAAATGGCCAAAGAGCTGTTAAAGGATTACCCCAAAGAAAAAATGGAATCGTTAATAGGCCAGCGCTTTGGTTACGACTCGCTTGGCGTTATTACAGGCATTGCCAAAAACTTCAATTTTAACTCGCTGCATTACAAGGTAGAGACCATGTTTATTGTAAACCAGAAAGATTGGGGCTACAGAACCGTATCGGTAAAAGTTAAGGCGGGATCATCCAAACCGGCCATTGCCTTTATAAAAGCAACATGGGAAAAACTTAATCCAGATTACCCTTTCGAATACCAATTTTTGGACGACCACTTTGCCGAAGTTTACAGTGCCGATAACCAGGTGAGTAAAATTGTAGGTATACTGGCAGCATTGGCCATTATTATTTCGTGCCTGGGCTTGTTTGGCCTGGCATCCTTCTCGGCAGAGAAACGGGTGAAAGAAATAGGGGTACGCAAGGTTTTAGGTGCGTCGGTACAAAACATAGTGTTGCTGTTATCCGGCCATTTTATAAAGCTGGTACTGCTGTCAAACCTTATTGCCTGGCCGTTGGCCTGGTATGTAATGAACCGCTGGCTGCAGGGATTCGCTTTCCGTATAGCTATTACATGGGGTACGTTTGCATTTGTTGCCCTGTTATCTGTGTTAATAGCACTGCTTACCATTAGCTTCCAATCGGTTAAGGCGGCTATAGCCAACCCTGTAAAAAGTTTACGAAGCGAGTGA